GACATCATACCACAAgtcagaggtcactgccatcgTCATCCATTTGTACAGTTTGCAGCTTGGCCAGCTCTTTACCCTCCATATCCAGATCTACACAAACAACCCTGATCGGGCCCTCTCCTACCCTGGCAGGGACCTGCAGGCTGTTGGACAGGGGCAACTGGACATCTTGGGACCTGTAGTCCGAGGACAGGGCTCCATTGTCCCCCTGGAGGCCACGTCTAGCTTGATTCAGAGAGTGGTGGACCTCTGTGCTGGAGAGGGCAGAGGTGACCGTAGCTGTGGCAGTAGGGGGAAGAGAGCTGCCACTGGAGGAAGATGAGCCGAGATTTGAAGAAAGGAAAAGGGAGGCTGTGTAGCCCAGGCTGCTGCCTTGGTCCAGGGGCATTTCAGAAGGATAGGTGTAGCTTCCAGCCACATCCAAAGGCTCCTGCTTGACAGTCTGGGTGTAGAGCAGGGTTTGGCTCGAGTGCTGGGAAGAGTCACTGACCACATTGCCCAAAGGAGTAGAGCCTGTATGGGGATAAAAGTGAGAATTAAACCCAAGTCAATGAACTTCGATGGTTTCTTCTCCATTTCTGGTAAAGATTTAGATATTAGGGAATCAAATTGTGCTGTAACCCCAAACACTTTGGCCAGGCAAATGCCAAGTGAACAACCCCCTCccagaatattctgggttcaatacaagtgaagctcaattaacagcagtaataattttgttttgtcccttgtttattaaaaaaaaaagctgtaaaatAAAGGATTAAGAACGGAAGTAAATGGGGCTAGTCCATGAATGCTTAAATAGACACAGTTTCAAAtgtacaagatgtaaacattatacgtgttaacatgattttattgtgataaaatcccttTACTAAtcttatttgtgtaaagttatatccagtgcCAGGATAACAGGGtttcgttgtcatggcaacaccgttgaaatattggatataactttacatagataaggttagttaagcgattttatcaaactaaaatcatgttaacacgtataatgtttgtatcatgtggctataattttgaaacagttgcTGTGTCCGAATGTCCATTTGTCCCTAAAATAGTATGCCAAAGACAGTAAGCCAATGGAGAGGTATTTCCTAATCATCAGTATATATGAAGCAGTAAGCAAAAAATACCTGGATGGATGACCCACTATTTCCAGcaagattctgaagtgcacaTCGACTGGAAACTTTAATATCCCATAAGCCTCGGGAGCCAAGACATCAcgttcaaaacgctggatttaaaagaacggcagAGAAGCACGAGTCGGACAGCTCTTATGAACTCTAAGTGATATCTATACCAAGAAGGTTGTTCATTGCGCTTAAAAAgtgcttgtttaaaaaaaaacagggccGATTATTTCCACAGTTGCTGTTATAACATCATATGTTTGGGTCACCGGTCCATTCCCACATCCCTGGTTGAAGTATGtccaaaatctattcatactactcacatgcatacctaaaagaacgtactgttttaccaggtgagaagtgcatccttcatcaaatacagaagGCCTTCATATTGTAACAGTATGCGATTCCAGACGCAGggaatgtgtattttaatatttatggactggcaccatttatttccattgtaagtgcctcattgtaaccgcagtttttttttttttttttttttttttttaataactgggacaagtccaattttattttattttatttatttttttaaatacgaGCTTCACTTGTACTGAGCTCGActgttctctctttctttctctcgctctctcttttgctctctctttgtgtttttatttatttttgtctttctttcagtCAATATGTCATTGTATACCTCTCTTCTTTTCTTCAGAACGTTTCTAGTGAACTGTAAAATGAAACAcctttttcattttctgtttgcgGTTAGACTCGCTATGAAACACGAAGCTTAAGCTCCAGTGAAACTCTAGAATGTGGTTCTTGGCACATGTCTTTGCAGTGACAGCCTCTGGCTTTTGGCCTGACACTTTTCTTCCATTAGACTTGCACAAATGTCTGATAAATAATCACAGAGCCCAGACCCCTCCCATTCTCCCCTTGCTTCATATACTCACTTTCTTAAGCTAGAACCAAACTTTTCTACAGGTTTTCTTTAGCTTCCCCCGGGCATTGCTTTTTGAAGAAGATTGTTGTAAAAGGGGGTCTGGGAACCTGCAACCCTCAGATTTTCCTTTCACAGAACACAGAATCTGACTTGAACATTTTTGCTTGTGAGTTACCTGCTACCTTTTACTTCTAAGACAGAAACAACAGGAAATTGCTATTGTTTCTTTGTATATCTGAGGCACTGGACGACAAACTTGCCGTGTTTTTTCTgaagacatactgtatttttattaaattgccTTTAAAATTATGGGCAGAAGGAAACAGGGTCTGGGCTAAACAATTTTAATATCTTCTTTTTCTTGCTGGATCGTTTGGGCTCAACTGTTTTCCTTCTAAATCAAAAGTTCAGCCAGGGGTAGGTTTGTTTTTATGTGGCTCGTAAACTGCATATTAAAGGATAAAACAGACGAGTGAGAAAAGAGCAGAACACAGCTAGCCTTGCTGTTATTGATGTGGCCATAAAATATTCATGGAAAGAACCATTAGTGAGTGGTTAGGGCCATGGAGAGGAGGTGGGGACAGTGTTGAGAGGCCTGCATTTGGTATGATCCTCAAGCTAGTTTACCTGAACCCCCACATGCTTCTCACACTCCAGCTGCCCATGACCCACAGTGCTCTCTTGCTAAATCTCTACTCTTTTGCATTGAGCACTGCGGTTACTTTTGGCTAGCTTAACTGCATAAAATGTTCTGTCATAGTATACTCCAAAGTGATGATGTAATTACTCTGGCTTTTATGAGCACAATACAAGTGCATGGACTATTTCAGACATTATAGCTGTTGTACTGTATCTTCCAAGAAATTTGCATGATAAGCAAAAGATCAAGCCTGCCATTTTTAACTAAAGGTGCAAGAAAGTATTATCCCTATCAATACCCAATTTGCCATATAAACCATAAAGAAATACTCCTACCATGAGAAGATGATGTGGAGGATGGAGGCATCATTAAAGGAGGAAGACCCATGGTGGATTCAGTTCCAGGATGATTGACCACACTGTAACTGCTCAGATGATGTGCTCCTGAGGTAGTGGCGGGCATGGAAGGGGCAGAGGCGAAAGAGACCACTGAAGAATTTACTCCATCTTCAGCATTGGAAACTAGAGTTTGCATGCTCTCCAGCTTTCCAGATCCAGTTTCAGAAACCCCCATTGAATAAGATGCATAGGACACAGAGGACCCACCCAACAGCCTCTCCTGGCTGTGATGGGAGACCCTCTGGGGGTCAAAGGTCAAGAAATGGCCACCTGTGGCACAGAGTCCATTCAGGAGAGCATTGTTCCCATGTGACTGAACATAGGCTCCACCGTTGATGTAGTGAGCATTCGAACTTGCAAGGTCACCATTAAAACTCATTCCTGCAGCCGCGTGTGTGGGCATTTTAACATCTCCGATTTGTTGGATGACTGTTGTTCCTCCATCTGAGTAAACTGTAGAGGGGGCTGTTCCATGTACAGCTGAGCTTGAAGAGCCACTGGACAGGGGACGTGGTGACAAGTCCTCCTGGCCTTTACTGGACTCATCTTCAGTGCTGTGATTGCCATCTGACTCACTGAAAGACAAGAACTGGGGTTAAAGAAACAGACCCTTTGTATCCTAATCAGAGAGTTCCTATAGCTCAGTTGGTTGAGCATGGAgatagcaatgccaagatcatgggttagattcccagggaacacattgATACAATGTTGAATGGACTgaaagtctctttggataaaagcatcggccaaatgcataaatgtaatcatgAGACTTTTTCAATTAAGGTGAAGGCATTTTTAGATGTATACTGCATTGTATAACATATGTCCAAACACAATGGCATGATGGGAACACTGTAGCTTGTGAGAGAAAGACAGTAGGCCAGAGCAGAATGTgaaatatatctatatctatatcatatatatatatatatatatatatatatatatatatatatatatatatatatatatagatagatagatagatatttcacattctactctggtgcatatatatatatgcactcacACGCAGTAAAACATAAGCTTTGGTGTTGAAAATGTGTGTTTGGCATAAGaccttgttttttttatcatccacctttcacatttattttgaaatctgttcattttgatttctttAAGTTATTAATATGATTGAGATCAAAATTCTGAACGATTAGTTTTTCATCCGATTCTTATCTCCCTTTTTCTTTCCAAAAGGATATAACCTATtaatcagcaaattaaaaatacTTTGAATTTTCAAAATGGAAACGTGTTACTCATGTAATAAAACGGTACTAGACGGTCCTAAATATTACTTTTAATAATTGAAATCACAAACAGGCAAGTTGAAAAGAAGTCAACATTTAATAACAAACTGTTATTGTAAAAAGACATTTCTGTACATATCTCTGCATCATTTCCAAAGAGATCCAAAGGGGTCAAAAATGAGATAAAAGGATCTGGGCTCTTGGAGGCACAGTGGATCTCTTTACAGACTGTGACAGCTGCGGTGCATCGTCCGGAGTGACTACAGCAGCCAAGGCTATACAAAGACCTACTGACACAAGCCGTTAGTCTTTTCTCATCCATAGAATTCACGCATGGAGATCATGGGCATCTTCGTTCAAACAAAAAGTAGCCTAATTATGTCAGGGTAATGGTATCGCGGCGCAACGCA
The nucleotide sequence above comes from Myxocyprinus asiaticus isolate MX2 ecotype Aquarium Trade chromosome 25, UBuf_Myxa_2, whole genome shotgun sequence. Encoded proteins:
- the LOC127416411 gene encoding homeobox protein SIX4-like, whose product is MSSSSSEVISADETKRESARALENRGSVKLSVLDLAELSMENATLAIDAVRSELLDCTSSSLAFSPEQVACVCEALLQGGNVERLARFLWSLPQSDLLRGNESILKAQAIVAFHQARFHELYCILENHSFSPSNHPSLQEMWYKARYTEAEKARGRPLGAVDKYRLRRKYPLPRTIWDGEETVYCFKERSRNALKDMYKRNRYPSPAEKRNLAKITGLSLTQVSNWFKNRRQRDRNPSEAQSKSESDGNHSTEDESSKGQEDLSPRPLSSGSSSSAVHGTAPSTVYSDGGTTVIQQIGDVKMPTHAAAGMSFNGDLASSNAHYINGGAYVQSHGNNALLNGLCATGGHFLTFDPQRVSHHSQERLLGGSSVSYASYSMGVSETGSGKLESMQTLVSNAEDGVNSSVVSFASAPSMPATTSGAHHLSSYSVVNHPGTESTMGLPPLMMPPSSTSSSHGSTPLGNVVSDSSQHSSQTLLYTQTVKQEPLDVAGSYTYPSEMPLDQGSSLGYTASLFLSSNLGSSSSSGSSLPPTATATVTSALSSTEVHHSLNQARRGLQGDNGALSSDYRSQDVQLPLSNSLQVPARVGEGPIRVVCVDLDMEGKELAKLQTVQMDDDGSDL